The nucleotide sequence ACAGTTCCATGTCATGCCGTATGAGCTTCCATTTCACAGGTCGGGAGCGCAGGCTTTTGAACGGGCTGGGAATTTGACAATCGCCAGTATAGAAGTACCAGTACACTATTCCGGATATCAGAAAATAACGGACGAGAATGATGCCAAAAAAGGCTAGCGAGTAGTATGCAAATTGTTCAATCGTCAAGGGAGCAGCACCTATGGCTTGAGACTATGTGATGTGATACTTCCACCATAGGAGTTTAGAATTTACCTTGCGTCTACCATAAGGGTTGAATTATTCGGCGCAATCCACCCCTACATGGTAATTTACCCAGCTATTTGATTACCATTCTAATGATTTGAAACGTTACAATACTTTTTGGCGTTGATCCTACAGATATTTGGGAAATTACCATCCGATCGACGTAGATGATATTTCAGGTTTGCCGATCAGATGCAGACAATCTCTGATCGCTAGGATCAAATCAAAAATAGCCAAAAGTACGATCGAGCAATTCACTTAAAATTATGGTCAACTAAATAAAGTCAAGCACTTACGGAATAGTTTTATTGATAGCTCAGCTGCCGAGAATTTCCTTTCGCTTCGCATACAACGCATAGCTGTTGCGAGTAGCTCACACTCATGCTGCTACCACAAATTTTTCAGGAAGCGCATGAAAATTTAACCGGATTATTAAATTTAGAAATCTAGCATAAAGTCTTTAACCCTGAAGAATACACCTCTAAAGGGAGATGCAAAAAATAACCAGCAATACATAGTTGCTCTCTTTTGATAGATAGAAATCTGGTTCATGCTATTTAGACTGGGAAAGACGATATTATTTAGTACGCAGAGTTTATGCCAAAGTTTCACAGTAAAAAAGCGTGGTGCCGCATTCCTCGATGGTCGCAGTTGATTGCACTTATTATCATCGGGATTATCTGGAGCAGCATATTCACTGGCTTAGGTACAACTTTTGCGAATGCTGCTCAGTCTGACCCGCCAAATGCTCAAACCACTTCAAATGCTCAGACTAAATCCGATCAGCAGAGCTTGACGAACGGCAGTAAGGCTAGGACTTTACCCAACCTCGAATGGGTGTTTGAGCAATTTGACACCAGTAAAATCAATACTACATTTGTCCGGCTTGACGGGCGGCGTTTATTTCGCATTGCAACACCAGCAGCCCAAAATATAACGGCAGAGTCAAGTTCGGCTGAGCAACGAGCAAAGCAAATCGAAATGACACTCAAAGATGCGATCGATGATGCCGTTAATCGTCGTCCTGGCAGTGACCTGAAGGTAACATCACAAGTTGATTCAGATAGTAATCTGCCCATCATCTATGTCGATAATAAGTATCTAATGACTGTGACCACCCTGGATGGAAAAGTCCAAGGGCTACAGTCACAGCGCACTAGCCAGCAGATTGTCCAAACAATTCAGACAGCTTTAAGCCAAGCGATGACCGAGCGGCAACCCCAATATCTGATTAAACAGGGATTCGTTGCTGGCGGCATCAGTTTTATAGGAGGTCTGCTCAGTCTGCTCTTTATTCGGCGAAAACACCAGAGCATCGATCGCCAACAAAAACTATCGACGGAGCTAGAATCACTCTGTCAAGCCGACCAACCAAAGTCAAATAACGATACATCATCGGCAGCCTCAACTCAGCAACATTGGGACAAGATCAAATTACAGCAGAAATTGGGTACCCAAAAGTTAAAGACTCGTCTGTATGCCCTAGTGCAAGTTGTACTCTGGAGCATAATCGTGGCGATCATCATTGGATGCTTTCCCCAGACGCGCTGGCTGCGTCCGTTACTGCTTGCAACACCTCTGCGGATGATCGCGGTCATTGTCGGGATGTATTTCTTTGTGCGCCTCGGGGAAACAATCATCGATCGCATCCTTGCTTCCGTTTTCCA is from Romeriopsis navalis LEGE 11480 and encodes:
- a CDS encoding mechanosensitive ion channel family protein: MPKFHSKKAWCRIPRWSQLIALIIIGIIWSSIFTGLGTTFANAAQSDPPNAQTTSNAQTKSDQQSLTNGSKARTLPNLEWVFEQFDTSKINTTFVRLDGRRLFRIATPAAQNITAESSSAEQRAKQIEMTLKDAIDDAVNRRPGSDLKVTSQVDSDSNLPIIYVDNKYLMTVTTLDGKVQGLQSQRTSQQIVQTIQTALSQAMTERQPQYLIKQGFVAGGISFIGGLLSLLFIRRKHQSIDRQQKLSTELESLCQADQPKSNNDTSSAASTQQHWDKIKLQQKLGTQKLKTRLYALVQVVLWSIIVAIIIGCFPQTRWLRPLLLATPLRMIAVIVGMYFFVRLGETIIDRILASVFQERQLLGKVTQRLSIRLDTLSQVLKSALALIISGAGVLAILATLGVDLVPVLAGAGIVGLAISFACQSLVKDVINGVLILLEDQYAVSDLVKIGNVTGAVETMNLRITQLRDAEGRLITIPNSTIDIVENLSKDWSRVNLTVDVDYRADPDRALFVLKRMAQQMYTESPWSSKIIEPPEVLGIDRLDHVGLQIRIWLKTLPLEQFTVAREFRRRLKRVMSDEDLGIGIPQQRLQAPNLSIENEPTDRAVTMSTANNSHIQPS